A window of the Bdellovibrio sp. ZAP7 genome harbors these coding sequences:
- a CDS encoding phosphatase PAP2 family protein has product MLDFILNLDKRLFLLINSDWTAPWADLFFPFITDLHKKNPVKLIMLPLIIALFIWRRGWKKGCTIFIMAVLSVSLSDGVGNWAFKKTVQRPRPAETQGLQVNVRAPFGGYSFVSNHATNMFNFATFTSVIFPVMAIPMFSLAVLVGYSRVYNGVHFPTDVLAGAILGIILGILMARLCQKLMERFDETDNEAEAT; this is encoded by the coding sequence ATGCTCGATTTTATTTTGAACCTCGATAAACGTCTTTTCCTACTGATCAATTCAGATTGGACTGCTCCGTGGGCAGACTTGTTTTTTCCATTTATCACTGATCTTCATAAAAAGAATCCTGTGAAGCTAATCATGCTTCCCCTGATCATTGCGCTCTTCATCTGGCGCCGAGGTTGGAAAAAAGGCTGCACTATTTTTATCATGGCGGTATTAAGTGTTTCTCTCTCTGATGGTGTCGGCAATTGGGCGTTTAAGAAAACCGTCCAGCGCCCCCGTCCGGCCGAGACTCAAGGTTTACAAGTAAACGTGCGCGCTCCTTTTGGTGGTTATAGTTTTGTCTCAAATCACGCGACGAATATGTTCAATTTCGCGACCTTCACTTCGGTCATCTTTCCAGTAATGGCTATTCCCATGTTTTCACTCGCGGTACTCGTTGGTTACAGTCGAGTCTACAATGGAGTGCACTTTCCTACCGATGTTCTGGCGGGAGCGATACTGGGTATTATTCTGGGGATTCTGATGGCTCGGTTGTGCCAAAAATTAATGGAACGTTTTGATGAAACTGACAACGAGGCTGAAGCAACATGA
- a CDS encoding ABC transporter ATP-binding protein, translating into MNSNVAIEIKDLTKKYDDKVAVDGIDLEIYKGECFGLLGPNGAGKTTAMKMMYCSALVTSGELYVLGLNVKKNYREIKSRIGVVPQEDGLDPDFTVLENLSVYASYHNINPAEADLRAQALLRLMKLEEYQDRSVETLSGGMKRRLAIARGLINSPEVIFLDEPTTGLDPQARIWIWDFFKHLKSEKSTLVLTTHYMEEAEQMCDRVAIIDGGKILTIGKPKDLIRDLIGKEVVEFDTNPVDLNYYLGRLRAEGFAYQVIKDTVSVLVKENQEGRRVVDLIASDKIFIRKPTLNDVFLKLAGHQLRDE; encoded by the coding sequence ATGAACTCGAACGTCGCCATTGAAATCAAAGATTTAACCAAAAAATACGACGACAAAGTCGCCGTTGATGGAATAGATCTGGAGATTTACAAGGGCGAATGTTTCGGTCTCTTAGGTCCAAACGGGGCTGGCAAAACAACAGCAATGAAGATGATGTATTGCTCGGCCCTCGTAACAAGCGGGGAGCTCTATGTACTAGGGCTCAACGTCAAAAAGAACTACCGCGAAATCAAATCCAGAATCGGTGTTGTTCCTCAAGAGGACGGCCTTGATCCCGATTTTACAGTCCTTGAAAATCTCTCAGTCTACGCGAGCTATCACAATATCAACCCTGCAGAAGCCGATTTGCGTGCTCAGGCATTGTTGCGTTTGATGAAGCTTGAAGAATACCAAGATCGCTCCGTGGAAACGTTAAGCGGTGGTATGAAGCGCCGTTTGGCGATTGCGCGTGGCTTGATCAACTCTCCTGAAGTGATTTTCTTGGATGAGCCTACGACGGGCCTGGACCCGCAGGCACGTATCTGGATTTGGGATTTCTTTAAGCATTTAAAATCTGAAAAAAGCACATTGGTTCTGACGACTCACTATATGGAAGAAGCCGAGCAGATGTGTGATCGTGTTGCGATCATCGATGGCGGTAAAATTTTGACGATCGGTAAGCCTAAGGATTTGATCCGCGATCTGATCGGTAAAGAAGTGGTCGAGTTCGACACGAATCCCGTGGATTTAAATTATTACCTGGGCCGTTTGCGTGCCGAGGGTTTTGCTTATCAAGTTATCAAAGACACTGTATCTGTACTGGTTAAGGAAAATCAGGAAGGCCGTCGTGTCGTGGACCTTATTGCCTCTGATAAAATCTTTATTCGTAAACCGACATTGAATGATGTGTTCCTGAAACTTGCGGGACATCAGTTGAGGGACGAATAA
- a CDS encoding ABC transporter permease encodes MKLKQLLSIPKFNDGALKVWQRNFLYFKKTMMVSLFWIVLEPVIYLGAIGFGLGSFVNNMGGMSYIEYFFPALLCTTAMLVSFFEGTYGNYTKLTHQKTYATIMLTRVGPEEIVAGELMWAATKGFFGVIGVTIVAVFFGLIDSYKILLTLPVLFLIAALFSCIGMIFTSIARNYDSFIYSTSGLIVPMSLLSGTYFPLEQLPSGMRYLAYLFPLTHGVAAVRGILHDGNVVKIAVHILILLVLTWIFMNISFHRIRNKLLK; translated from the coding sequence ATGAAGTTAAAGCAGCTTCTTTCAATTCCTAAGTTCAATGATGGAGCCTTGAAAGTTTGGCAGCGTAATTTCCTGTATTTTAAAAAGACCATGATGGTGTCTTTGTTCTGGATCGTATTGGAACCGGTTATTTACCTAGGGGCAATCGGATTTGGTCTGGGCTCGTTCGTAAATAATATGGGCGGTATGTCCTATATCGAATATTTCTTTCCGGCACTTTTGTGTACGACGGCGATGTTGGTATCTTTCTTTGAAGGAACTTACGGGAATTATACCAAGCTTACTCATCAAAAAACTTATGCGACGATCATGCTGACCCGTGTGGGTCCTGAAGAAATCGTGGCGGGGGAGTTGATGTGGGCCGCGACTAAAGGATTCTTTGGTGTGATCGGTGTCACGATTGTGGCCGTATTCTTTGGTCTGATTGATTCTTATAAAATCTTGCTGACGTTACCGGTGCTGTTTTTGATTGCGGCTTTGTTTTCTTGTATCGGGATGATCTTTACTTCGATTGCCCGTAACTATGATTCTTTTATTTATTCCACTTCTGGTTTGATTGTTCCAATGAGTTTGTTAAGCGGAACTTATTTTCCGTTAGAACAATTGCCGTCAGGAATGCGCTATTTGGCTTATTTGTTTCCGCTGACCCACGGTGTGGCAGCGGTTCGTGGGATTTTACATGATGGCAACGTGGTTAAAATCGCCGTGCATATCTTGATCTTGCTGGTGCTGACGTGGATCTTTATGAATATTTCGTTCCACCGCATTCGCAATAAACTTCTGAAATAA
- the typA gene encoding translational GTPase TypA, whose product MIQDPKKIRNIAIIAHVDHGKTTLVDHLIKQAGTFRDNEHVDERLMDSMDLERERGITIAAKNASFVYKDIKVNIVDTPGHSDFGGEVERILNMVDGCILLCDASEGPLPQTRFVLKKALEQNLKVIVCINKIDRSDARIQEVHNELFDLFIDLEATEEQCDFHTVYAIAREGMATLDPAVNTGTLEVLYDAIVNLVPPPKIDEEAPLQVMVSNISYNDYVGRLAIGRMRAGTIKVGDEVLCVQENAQKKVKVSALYQYKVNSQVPAQEVGAGDIVVIAGMEDFTIGDTITSALDPRPLPRIRVDEPTVGMVFSVNNGPFAGMEGKNVTSRKILERLERELLYNVAIRVEKTANTDAFKVIGRGELQLGVLIEQMRRENFELLVSKPTVIFKEENGQKMEPMEIAVIDIEDSYVGAVTEKLGKRKGVMQNMVQKGSGRTRLEFLIPSRGLIGYRSEFLTDTRGTGLLNTQFNGWESYKGEIEHRMNGAMISDRKGQATAFAIWNLQERGIMYVTHGQDVYEGMIVGEHAKDNDLEVNITREKKLSNVRASGSDEAIRLVPVRPMTLEKAMEWIKDSELIEVTPKNIRLRCRETDPNKRARAAKE is encoded by the coding sequence TTAGAAATATCGCGATCATCGCGCACGTCGACCACGGTAAAACAACTCTGGTTGACCATTTGATTAAACAAGCCGGTACATTCCGTGACAACGAGCACGTTGATGAACGCTTGATGGACTCCATGGATCTTGAAAGAGAACGTGGTATCACGATTGCGGCGAAAAATGCCTCTTTCGTTTATAAAGATATCAAAGTTAACATCGTCGATACACCGGGACATAGTGACTTCGGTGGTGAAGTTGAACGTATCTTGAACATGGTTGATGGCTGTATCCTTCTTTGCGACGCCTCTGAAGGTCCACTTCCACAAACACGTTTCGTATTGAAAAAAGCCCTTGAGCAAAATTTGAAAGTTATCGTTTGTATCAATAAGATCGACCGTTCCGACGCTCGTATCCAAGAAGTTCACAATGAACTTTTCGATTTGTTCATCGATCTTGAAGCTACTGAAGAACAATGTGATTTCCACACTGTTTACGCGATCGCGCGTGAAGGTATGGCGACTTTGGATCCAGCGGTTAACACTGGTACTCTAGAAGTTCTTTACGATGCTATCGTAAACCTAGTTCCTCCTCCAAAAATTGATGAAGAAGCTCCATTGCAAGTAATGGTATCTAACATCTCTTACAATGATTACGTAGGTCGTTTGGCGATCGGTCGTATGCGTGCAGGTACAATCAAAGTTGGTGACGAAGTTCTTTGTGTTCAAGAAAACGCTCAGAAAAAAGTTAAAGTCTCTGCTTTGTACCAATACAAAGTGAACTCGCAAGTTCCAGCTCAAGAAGTTGGAGCAGGTGACATCGTTGTTATCGCGGGTATGGAAGACTTCACTATCGGTGATACTATCACTTCAGCTTTGGATCCTCGTCCACTTCCGCGTATCCGCGTTGATGAGCCGACAGTGGGAATGGTTTTCTCGGTAAATAACGGTCCTTTCGCAGGTATGGAAGGTAAGAACGTTACTTCTCGTAAGATCCTTGAGCGTCTTGAGAGAGAACTTTTGTACAACGTTGCGATCCGCGTAGAAAAAACTGCGAACACTGATGCTTTCAAAGTTATCGGTCGTGGTGAGTTGCAATTGGGCGTTTTGATCGAACAAATGCGCCGTGAAAACTTCGAACTTCTGGTTTCTAAACCGACAGTTATCTTCAAAGAAGAAAACGGTCAAAAAATGGAACCAATGGAGATCGCGGTTATCGATATCGAAGATTCTTATGTTGGTGCGGTTACTGAGAAACTTGGTAAACGTAAAGGTGTCATGCAAAACATGGTACAAAAAGGTTCAGGACGTACTCGTCTTGAGTTCTTGATCCCGTCACGTGGTTTGATCGGTTATCGTTCTGAATTCTTAACTGACACTCGCGGTACAGGTCTTTTGAATACACAATTCAATGGCTGGGAAAGCTACAAAGGCGAAATCGAACACCGTATGAATGGTGCGATGATTTCTGACCGTAAAGGTCAAGCGACAGCATTCGCTATCTGGAATCTTCAAGAGCGCGGTATTATGTACGTTACTCACGGTCAAGACGTGTACGAAGGCATGATCGTAGGTGAGCATGCTAAGGACAATGATCTAGAAGTAAACATCACTCGCGAGAAGAAATTGTCAAACGTACGTGCTTCGGGTTCTGATGAAGCTATCCGTCTAGTTCCAGTTCGTCCAATGACGTTGGAAAAAGCAATGGAATGGATCAAAGACTCTGAGTTGATCGAGGTGACACCGAAGAACATCCGTCTTCGTTGCCGCGAAACAGATCCAAACAAACGTGCAAGAGCAGCGAAGGAATAA
- a CDS encoding flagellar motor protein encodes MLAESLGLPVATVPRSTRYGIIVFMDIATLLGLLIGFGGIIFGNLIEGGHMSSLMQLTAFIIVFTGTAGAVMVSSSEHALKTGLELAKKAFKRHESEAHSKLEDIVEYARLAKKESILSLEPRIGKIGDPLMQNVLRNVVDGVDESVIRDIFETQIYTEEDELLSGAKIWADAGGFAPTIGIIGAVLGLIHVMGNLTDTSKLGAGIAVAFVATVYGVASANLLFLPMGNKIKKRVEDMTREKMMVLEGGLMIAKGANHIVIEQKLRSYLPHASKA; translated from the coding sequence TTGCTCGCAGAAAGTCTAGGTCTTCCAGTGGCCACAGTGCCTCGTTCAACTCGCTATGGCATCATTGTGTTTATGGACATTGCGACATTATTAGGCCTTCTTATCGGCTTTGGTGGGATCATTTTTGGAAACCTGATTGAAGGTGGCCATATGAGCTCGCTGATGCAGCTAACAGCATTCATCATCGTGTTCACCGGCACTGCTGGAGCGGTGATGGTTTCCAGTTCTGAACATGCGTTAAAAACGGGTTTGGAACTTGCGAAAAAAGCATTCAAACGTCACGAAAGTGAAGCGCACAGCAAACTGGAAGACATCGTTGAGTACGCAAGACTTGCAAAAAAAGAATCCATTCTTTCATTAGAGCCAAGAATTGGTAAAATCGGTGACCCATTAATGCAAAATGTTTTGCGCAATGTGGTTGATGGCGTTGATGAGTCAGTGATCCGCGATATTTTTGAAACTCAAATCTACACCGAGGAAGATGAGCTTCTTTCTGGTGCAAAGATTTGGGCTGATGCTGGTGGCTTTGCACCTACTATAGGTATCATCGGTGCAGTATTGGGATTGATCCATGTGATGGGTAATTTGACTGATACAAGTAAACTGGGTGCAGGTATCGCGGTTGCGTTCGTAGCGACTGTTTACGGAGTTGCCTCTGCTAATCTTTTGTTTTTGCCAATGGGGAACAAAATCAAAAAACGCGTTGAAGATATGACTCGTGAAAAGATGATGGTACTTGAGGGCGGTTTAATGATCGCTAAAGGTGCGAACCACATCGTGATCGAACAAAAATTAAGGTCGTACCTGCCTCATGCAAGCAAAGCGTAG
- a CDS encoding SDR family oxidoreductase → MKVLVTGANGFLGSWLTRALVDQGHEVFALVRKNSDLSELKGVNCQYRYGDVTDVVSLLEAFVDIDTVFHLAGVVAYKAADRPLMEKVNVQGTANVLEVCKERKVRRLVHLSSVVAVGAGRNPQEILNETSAFNIHDLNLGYFETKHDAEMLVKKACDKGEVDAVILNPATIYGFGDAKKGSRKMMLKVAQGKLKFYTSGGVNVVAVEDVIQGILSAWKIGKTGERYILAGENILIKDLFRMIAEEAGVSAPNKQMPDQVLHVVGTIGDFMEKMGLKGPLSKENAYTATMYHWFDSSKAQRELDFKPRPARQAIHNSIQWVKDQGMLK, encoded by the coding sequence ATGAAAGTATTAGTCACTGGAGCGAATGGATTTTTAGGTAGCTGGCTGACACGTGCCCTGGTCGATCAAGGTCACGAAGTCTTCGCACTGGTTCGTAAGAACAGTGATCTGTCAGAACTAAAAGGTGTGAACTGCCAATATCGCTACGGTGATGTCACTGATGTTGTGTCCCTGTTGGAAGCCTTTGTAGATATCGATACAGTTTTCCATCTGGCGGGAGTTGTTGCATATAAAGCGGCAGATCGCCCCTTAATGGAAAAAGTAAATGTTCAAGGCACGGCCAATGTCCTTGAAGTTTGCAAAGAACGCAAAGTCCGCCGTCTGGTTCACCTTTCCTCAGTTGTAGCGGTCGGTGCAGGGCGCAATCCTCAAGAAATTCTCAACGAAACTTCCGCATTCAATATCCACGATTTGAACCTTGGATACTTTGAAACTAAGCATGACGCCGAAATGCTGGTTAAAAAAGCCTGCGACAAAGGCGAAGTGGATGCTGTCATTTTAAATCCTGCGACTATCTATGGATTTGGCGACGCCAAAAAAGGCAGCCGCAAGATGATGCTGAAAGTGGCTCAAGGAAAACTTAAGTTCTACACTTCCGGTGGTGTGAATGTCGTTGCTGTCGAAGACGTGATTCAAGGAATCTTAAGCGCTTGGAAAATCGGTAAAACGGGAGAGCGCTATATCCTGGCTGGCGAAAATATTCTGATCAAAGATCTTTTCCGCATGATCGCTGAAGAAGCCGGTGTGTCTGCTCCAAATAAGCAAATGCCGGATCAAGTTCTGCACGTGGTTGGAACGATTGGCGACTTTATGGAAAAGATGGGACTGAAAGGTCCACTGAGTAAAGAAAATGCCTACACGGCAACTATGTACCACTGGTTTGATTCCTCAAAAGCACAGCGCGAATTGGATTTCAAACCTCGCCCTGCTCGCCAAGCCATCCATAACAGTATTCAATGGGTTAAAGATCAAGGGATGTTGAAATAA
- a CDS encoding biosynthetic peptidoglycan transglycosylase: protein MKAAGLFFTIIVAIMGSAAAYIWSTLPNEKEIKGCIITTMYKVDLCPTSKNYVPLKQISSYLQRTIIMTEDGNFYKHHGFEWGTIEKNFRQGWETGVYKRGGSTITQQLAKNMFLNADRTFFRKALEAIITDRIEKTLTKKEILEKYLNVVEFGKNIYGIKQAAQFYFKKSPAELDVVESAFMAMVLPSPIKYSQSYYKKELTGFARKRMSQIVQNLYQFHSIDQAEYEVAMERIQSFLSPAPPPMDEIPGLKGMSAEQVNSLSNDEIDRLEQEIRDENSDIDSSDLEIKPEHNLDN, encoded by the coding sequence ATGAAGGCTGCTGGATTATTTTTTACCATTATTGTTGCGATCATGGGTTCTGCTGCGGCTTATATCTGGTCAACGCTTCCTAACGAAAAAGAAATCAAAGGCTGCATTATCACGACGATGTACAAAGTCGATCTGTGCCCGACTTCTAAAAACTATGTTCCTTTGAAACAGATTTCTTCGTACCTGCAAAGAACCATCATCATGACTGAGGATGGAAACTTCTATAAGCATCACGGCTTTGAGTGGGGAACGATTGAAAAGAACTTCCGCCAAGGCTGGGAAACTGGCGTCTATAAACGCGGTGGTTCCACAATCACCCAGCAGCTTGCAAAGAATATGTTCCTAAATGCCGACAGAACTTTCTTTAGAAAAGCCCTGGAAGCAATAATAACTGACCGAATCGAAAAAACTCTGACAAAGAAAGAAATCCTGGAAAAGTATCTGAACGTGGTTGAGTTCGGTAAAAACATTTACGGCATCAAACAAGCAGCTCAATTCTATTTTAAAAAATCACCAGCCGAGCTTGATGTCGTGGAAAGTGCCTTCATGGCAATGGTTCTGCCAAGTCCAATTAAGTATTCTCAGTCATACTATAAAAAAGAACTGACAGGATTTGCGCGCAAACGCATGAGTCAGATCGTACAAAATCTGTATCAATTCCACAGCATTGATCAGGCAGAGTACGAAGTCGCGATGGAGAGAATTCAGTCTTTCCTAAGCCCCGCTCCCCCGCCTATGGATGAAATCCCTGGCTTAAAGGGAATGTCAGCAGAGCAGGTGAATTCACTTAGCAATGACGAGATTGATCGCTTGGAACAAGAAATTCGCGACGAAAACAGCGACATTGATTCTTCGGATTTAGAAATCAAGCCTGAACATAATTTGGATAATTAG